Proteins from one Panicum virgatum strain AP13 chromosome 7K, P.virgatum_v5, whole genome shotgun sequence genomic window:
- the LOC120642352 gene encoding uncharacterized protein LOC120642352: MRRQPFSRHDGFFASLQRVEDRLASEQHQGQEQDPSPAPPATACQPEPAPFSGTTTTASLLLLLDTAPPSVAASGDSSGPALDFLTALTEQDARVQLQQDDDDDDNGGGGVEEDIARLMALLGLSPPPPDGDDGCDADGSTGGCDCSGADGFLAKVVGVAGPKCDGEKRRLDAWIRHYYHCGEGGGCRVREPARLVHLLLARASSDAAAVAAPATVVDFLERDPK; encoded by the coding sequence ATGCGGCGGCAGCCCTTCTCCCGGCACGATGGCTTCTTCGCCTCACTTCAGCGGGTGGAGGACCGGCTGGCCTCCGAGCAGCATCAggggcaggagcaggacccgtcgccggcgccgccggcgacggcatGCCAACCCGAGCCGGCGCCGTTCTCGGGCACCACGACGACCGCgtccctgctgctgctcctcgacaCAGCACCGCCCAGCGTGGCCGCCAGCGGCGACAGCAGCGGCCCAGCGCTGGATTTCCTCACCGCCCTCACCGAACAGGACGCGCGCGTCCAGCTTCagcaggacgacgacgacgatgacaatggcggcggcggtgtcgagGAGGACATTGCGCGGCTAATGGCGCTGCTAGGCCTGTCGCCCCCGCCACCGGACGGAGATGACGGCTGCGACGCTGACGGCAGCACGGGCGGGTGCGACTGCAGCGGCGCCGACGGGTTCCTGGCCAAGGTCGTCGGCGTGGCCGGCCCCAAGTGCGACGGGGAGAAGCGGAGGCTGGACGCCTGGATCCGCCATTATTACCACTGCGGGGAAGGCGGCGGGTGCCGGGTCAGGGAGCCCGCGAGGCTGGTGCACCTGCTGCTCGCCAGGGCCTCCAGCGACGCGGCGGCCGTCGCAGCCCCGGCCACCGTGGTGGACTTTCTTGAACGCGATCCAAAATAG
- the LOC120642350 gene encoding uncharacterized protein LOC120642350, with the protein MASSSASSRHQVTITLGRSGQVVKRRAISDVTNDDEMPLSGKKRSMRERLGSNVTDSDFYESRHRNKRQQTESDSSHGDDGSDCQVGKDDLRLKLMRKGLLQRSNGGAEQNGVDLREKLSRNQKNLSRYDARGHAPESRARYDMRDNPPELRFRYSSREDVLGSRPSAVVSRVPSARSVDDLLKMESSRKPYSSWATDGLRHRSPERHTSIRGDASPPRAYDQIRSLPSLRSVGSSRPQSFITRDAHDTSRAQPYPGKSTISADAVQRANGITSSSSALPTAPVVKEVPQTVTELLSSLGLEKYLVLFQAEEVDMAALRQMGESDLKDMGVPMGPRKKILLAIGPQSKSRQR; encoded by the exons ATGGCCtcgtcgtcggcgtcctcgaggCACCAGGTCACCATCACCCTCGGCCGCAGCGGTCAG GTTGTCAAAAGGAGGGCTATATCTGATGTTACTAATGATGATGAAATGCCATTGTCGGGGAAAAAACGATCTATGAGGGAGAGGTTAGGAAGTAATGTGACTGATTCTGATTTTTATGAAAGCCGGCATAGAAACAAAAG GCAACAGACAGAAAGTGATAGCTCACATGGAGATGATGGTTCAG ATTGCCAGGTTGGCAAGGATGATCTGAGACTGAAACTTATGAGGAAAGGCTTGTTACAGAGAAGCAATGGTGGCGCAGAACAGAATGGAGTGGATCTTCGGGAAAAGCTTTCCCGAAATCAGAAGAATTTGTCGAGATACGATGCAAGAGGCCATGCACCAGAATCAAGGGCTAGGTATGATATGAGAGACAATCCTCCAGAGTTAAGGTTTAGATATTCTTCGAGAGAGGATGTCCTAGGATCAAGGCCCTCTGCTGTTGTAAGTCGAGTTCCTTCTGCAAGAAGTGTGGATGATTTGTTAAAGATGGAGTCTTCAAGAAAACCTTACTCCTCATGGGCAACTGATGGTTTGAGGCACAGATCACCTGAAAGGCACACAAGCATTCGGGGTGATGCATCTCCACCAAGAGCTTATGATCAGATTAGGTCTTTGCCATCCCTTAGATCTGTTGGTTCCTCAAGACCTCAGAGTTTTATTACAAGAGATGCTCATGACACATCAAGAGCTCAACCATATCCTGGCAAATCCACCATTTCTGCCGATGCAGTACAGAGAGCTAATGGAATCACTTCATCTAGTTCAGCTCTGCCTACAGCCCCTGTTGTG AAAGAAGTGCCGCAAACGGTTACTGAATTGCTGAGTTCTCTGGGACTGGAGAAGTATCTTGTTCTCTTTCAGGCTGAGGAG GTGGATATGGCTGCATTGAGACAAATGGGAGAGAGCGACCTCAAGGACATGGGGGTACCAATG GGCCCGAGGAAGAAGATTCTCCTTGCAATAGGTCCTCAGTCGAAGTCTCGGCAAAGATGA
- the LOC120642353 gene encoding peroxidase 31-like: MRPPRRPAPLASSSQTTTAFPSPLKPRHQFARHYTPTLTNPPPHTLLSFSLYHLSPSGHPSLPRSLSPNRAKSTVISRRRRLYSLYLPYLSAMGAPLRRRLLLLLAAAACAASAAAAAPRLSPNYYRRSCPRVERIVSDVVAAKQRANPSTAAGTLRLFFHDCFVNGCDASVLISPLSSDASPERAAEINLSLPGDAFDAVGRAKAALEAACPGVVSCADVLALAARDLVGILGGPRFPVALGRRDARRSDARDVEGNLPRTNMSARAMARLFAGKGLTPREMVALAGAHTVGFSHCGEFAHRIYGYRGAGGHDPRLNPEFARALQRSCAGYRSDPTVSIFNDVVTPRDFDEAYYKNMPRGLGLLASDAALWEYPSTRVFAERYAANRTAFFEDFAAAMQRLGAVGVKTGRQGVVRRRCDALD; the protein is encoded by the coding sequence ATGCGTCCGCCCCGTCGTCCTGCTCCGCTCGCCTCGAGCTCGCAAACCACCACCGCGTTCCCCTCCCCCCTTAAACCCCGCCATCAATTCGCTCGCCACTACACCCCAACCCTCACTAATCCCCCACCTCACACTctcctctccttctctctctacCACCTTTCCCCATCCGGCCATCCATCCCTCccccgctctctctctccgaATCGAGCCAAGAGCACCGTCatctctcgccgccgccgcctttacTCTCTCTATCTCCCTTATCTTTCCGCCATgggcgcgccgctccgccgccgcctcctcctgctcctcgccgccgccgcctgcgcggcgtcggcggcggccgcggcgcccagGCTGTCGCCCAACTACTACCGCCGCAGCTGCCCGCGCGTGGAGCGGATCGTGTCGGACGTCGTCGCGGCCAAGCAGCGCGCGAACccatccacggcggcgggcacgCTGCGGCTCTtcttccacgactgcttcgtcAACGGCTGCGACGCCTCGGTGCTCATCTCCCCGCTCTCCTCCGACGCGTCCCCGGAGCGCGCCGCGGAGATCAACCTCTCCCTCCCTGGGGACGCCTTCGACGCCGTGGGCCGCGCCAAGGCGGCGCTCGAGGCCGCCTGCCCCGGCGTGGTCTCCTGCGCCGACGTCCTGGCCCTCGCGGCGCGGGACCTCGTGGGCATCCTCGGCGGTCCCCGGTTCCCCGTCGCGCTCGGGCGGCGCGACGCCCGCCGCTCCGACGCCCGCGACGTCGAGGGGAACCTGCCCCGCACCAACATGTCGGCGCGCGCCATGGCGCGGCTGTTCGCGGGCAAGGGCCTCACGCCCCGGGAGATGGTGGCGCTGGCCGGCGCCCACACCGTGGGCTTCTCCCACTGCGGCGAGTTCGCGCACCGCATCTACGGctaccgcggcgccggcgggcacgACCCGCGGCTCAACCCGGAGTTCGCGCGCGCGCTGCAGCGCTCCTGCGCGGGGTACCGGAGCGACCCCACCGTCTCCATCTTCAACGACGTCGTCACGCCCCGGGACTTCGACGAGGCCTACTACAAGAACATGCCCCGCGGGCTGGGGCTGCTCGCCTCCGACGCCGCGCTGTGGGAGTACCCGTCCACCCGGGTGTTCGCCGAGCGCTACGCCGCCAACCGCACCGCCTTCTTCGAGGACTTCGCCGCCGCGATGCAGAGGCTCGGCGCCGTCGGCGTCAAGACAGGGCGCCAGGGCGTCGTCAGGCGCCGCTGCGACGCGCTCGACTGA